A genomic window from Terrisporobacter glycolicus ATCC 14880 = DSM 1288 includes:
- a CDS encoding DUF2089 domain-containing protein yields MHKIITKCPVCAEEMKIMKLKCNHCNTIIENEFSISKFDRLSKEQLNFVEVFLSCRGNIKDVEKQLGISYPTVRGKLDDINNNLGLVIKKDTEKEKEKIMEMLENKEISSEEAINLLKKL; encoded by the coding sequence GTGCATAAAATTATAACTAAATGTCCCGTTTGTGCGGAAGAAATGAAGATTATGAAATTAAAATGTAATCATTGCAACACGATTATAGAAAATGAGTTTTCTATTTCAAAATTTGATAGATTATCAAAAGAGCAACTAAATTTTGTAGAAGTATTTTTATCTTGTAGAGGAAACATAAAAGATGTGGAAAAACAACTTGGCATATCTTATCCAACTGTAAGAGGTAAGCTTGACGATATTAATAACAATCTAGGTTTAGTAATTAAAAAAGATACAGAGAAGGAAAAAGAAAAAATAATGGAAATGTTAGAAAACAAGGAGATAAGCTCAGAAGAAGCTATTAATCTTTTAAAAAAATTATAA
- a CDS encoding SHOCT-like domain-containing protein encodes MEDKKRILKMVEEGKITAEEAIKLLDVLDSNEKCDIVVKEEVIEDDDFFDIKNDGKKGKMLFVRVKSQDGSKVKVNIPLEFIKIMGGIGSMYSSELEKYNIDIAKLMDAIDNGFVGRIVEVENGDDKVIVEIQ; translated from the coding sequence ATGGAAGATAAAAAGAGAATTTTAAAGATGGTTGAAGAGGGAAAAATAACTGCAGAGGAAGCTATAAAATTATTAGATGTGCTAGATTCCAATGAAAAATGTGATATTGTTGTTAAAGAGGAAGTTATTGAAGATGATGATTTTTTTGATATAAAAAATGATGGTAAAAAAGGAAAAATGTTATTTGTAAGAGTAAAAAGCCAAGATGGAAGCAAAGTTAAGGTTAATATACCATTAGAATTTATAAAAATAATGGGTGGAATAGGAAGTATGTACAGCAGTGAACTTGAAAAATACAATATAGATATAGCTAAATTAATGGATGCAATAGATAATGGATTTGTTGGAAGAATTGTGGAAGTAGAAAATGGAGACGACAAGGTAATAGTAGAAATACAATAG